The stretch of DNA ACTACCTCCAGATATACTCTTTCcttatagcaaaggcccatccttaGGAAGAGagcccaatgtaccccatgctctaacctaacTAGCCGGACATGGTCTGATACTGTCCATCCAAAAAGTAACTATGGTTATGCCACTGGCATAATCCTGTAAGTGCAAGTAAGGCTTCAGGAGACACAGAAAAAGGGTATGACTGCTGGCACTGGGGCATTAACAAGTTTATTTCAATCATTTTGCTGAAGGGAGTGTGCTGTCACAACTACTCTTTggaactttttacatttaactaaaTGATTAACAAGTGATTTAAGAAAACTGAGCAAAACACTAGGTGAAAGAAGTGGTCTGAAACTCTTAACCTTCTATTGAAACAAAGTTTGAATATGACGAATTAATAAGAATTTGGATAAATCTCTGCTCACTTACCAGTAACCTGTAGCTGTACTGCTGCTTTGCCGTGATGGTCACTGGACTcaacaaaacaataatattcCCCAGAATCCTCAGCTGTGACGTTACggatctttaaagggaaaattccTCTAGTGATGTTCTCTTTTAGCAGTTCTGTTCTTTGAGCAAACTGTGGCATCTGGGCTGTGTAATCGTCTTTCCCATTAATATAAAGATGAACATAGGGCCGGTACATAGGCTTAAACCAACGGATTTCCATCTTCTCTGCGTTCATCTCAGGAATAAGGTGACAAGGTAACAGCACATCTGATCCAAGTGCAGCAACAACTGATGATATTGATATGACGTTAAACTGTACAGCTATTACAGGAGAGAAAGACAAGATTTTCAGAAGCATGCCCAAACTATTTCATAAGGAAATATACTACTCAAAAAAAAGTGAATCAATATCAATATAACCTTGTAAGGGGCTTCTCTTCTGCTCAAGAGAGCAATCAAGAGAGTCTTGATAAAACATCAGTCCTGCTGCTAGCATAAATACATTCTGTGTATAAAACATCACTTACCTGAAAGTGACCCTTTATACAGTGACCAAAGAATGAAGCAGAAAATCATAATGCTGTGCATGGTGGATGCCATAATCCCCAGCCTGATCtgcaaaggggaaataaaaaaataaacaaataaatgtgaATATGCCACCTCCTCTGTCTGCACCCAAAATATAGctaaagcagtgctgtctaacttctgtggtaccgagggatgGAATTgttccgtggtggagggccaataattgaagccagttttggccactccccttttttaaactacacccacttcaaaccacacccatgttatcacaagagaaAATGAATTgatacttaccgagattttcttttcctggccatcctccctggcagcataacatttATCCTCTACCATACTGTCAGGACACAGAAGGGTTAATAAAGCAATGCATTAAATACCCACCCCTTCCTGTCCTCCTCAGTCTTTGCCTAATGTTCTGGACAGACGACGAAAGGGTGGGCATGCTGCcagggaggatggccaggaaaagaaaatctcagTAAGGGCAAattaattttctcttttcctggccatcccctggcagcataacatttgggTTAGTACCCAAGCAATTGACTGGGTGGgaataaagacaatattatgCAGATAGCAGAAGAAAGTTTATTCAACTCCAGCCACTGCCTGTAGAACTGAATGCCCAAACTGCGTTAATAACTTAATATCTAACTTATAATGTCGAATATAGGTATTAGAGGTTGCCCATGTAGCTGCCCTGCAGATTGCTTCAGGTTAAGCTCCCGCTTCTGCTGCCCAAGACGATGCAATACCCCTTGTCGAATGGGCTCTGATTCCCTGAGGCACTGGTTCCCCCTGCTCCATATTAGCTTTTTGATTTGCCATGACAATGCACCTTCTCaaagtttctgtttttgctgGTTGTCCCTTTCTTGGTCCCCCTGCAATGATGAGTAACCTATCTGTCTTTCTCACATTCTCAGTCTTCTGTAGATTGATCTGTAAACAATAATGGAGATCTAAAGACTTCCATGCTGCCCCTTCTTGGGCATTCATATCcgggacaagggctggaagaatAATTGGCTCATTGATATGTAAAGGAGAAACTACTTTGGGCAAAAACTGCAATATTGTTCTAAGAACCACAGAGTCCCCTTGTATATGGAGCTCTTGCAGATAACACCTTCCACTCACATGCTCTCCTAGCCGATGTTAGGGCCACTAAAAGGACGGTCTTGAGTGTCACATCCCACAGCAAAGCCTGATCTAATGGCTCGAATGGTTTCCCAGTGAGAGCCTTCAGGACTAATGGTAAGTCCCATAGAGGAGATAAAGATCTAACAGGCGGCACAATCCTCACTGCTGCTTTAAAAACCTGGAAATCAAGGGTTCTTCAATAAGCCTTCTCTCCAGAACAGCAGGTAATGCTGACAACTGTACTCTCAGAGTGCTCAGGCTAAGACCCCTGTCCAGGCCGCGTTGTAGGAATTCAAGAATCTCTGGAGTCGTTGGATTCCAGGGGTCTATGTCCTCTTTAGTTGCCCAGTCTTGAAATACATCCCACGTTCCATAATATCTTTGAGATGTATTCTGTTTTCTAGACTTTAATAAGGTATTAATCCCTGCTGTGCTAACCTTCTCCTCCCAGCTTCCAGGCCATCAGATTAACCCTGAAAGATTTGGATGCCACAGACTCCCTTGGGACAACAGATCCTGCCTAATCGGCAGGCGAATTGGCTTGCCCTGGACCATCCTTCTCAACAGTGGATACCGTGGCTGGCATGGTCAATTTGGTAGAATTACCAAGGCCTCCATCTGAGTGTAAAAAATCTTCTGCAACACTCTAAAGATCATTGGGAAGGGGggaaacacatacacacacatgcatcCAGTCCTGGACTAAGGCATCTGTAGCCACTGCCTGGGTACAAGGAAACCTGGAGAAGAACCTCTGCACCTTCTGATTATTGCCAAGATCTATCGTTGAGCAGCCCAACCTGGTGGTAacctaagtcagaaaaagctagtaggtttgtaaatatgctaaacgacaactttttatttcaggcggttcaagaacccactaggaatgactctattttggacctggtgatttctaataataatgaactcatttctaacatttgtgtgggtgagcatttggggaacagtgatcacaacatggtctcctttgagataatgctgcagagacagcgctataagggagtaactaaaacgctcaattttagacgtgcagactttgccagtataagggcatctctgcaatgtgtcaactgggaaaggcttatcatggggttagacacagaaggaaaatggaacatctttaaaacattgctttgcaggtatacacaacagtatatcccccttgtaagcaaggagaggcatcgcaaagcaaaacctttatggctgaataaaagtgttattgtcgaggttggtaagaaaaaacgtgcttttagggcattcaagttagctgggacagcagggactttcatcaggtacaaggaagcaaataaagcagcaaaaaagctatcaggcaagctaaaatagaaatggaaagggatattgcagctaggagtaaaaagaatccaaaattattttttaattatgtgaatagtaaaaaaattaagcaagaaggggtgggaactttattatcacgggggggtaagttggttgatgagaacagggaaaaagctgaaattttgaactcttatttttcatctgtctatacatctgaggagccagataatgaaggcttcccttgtaatatacccagtgctagtaatttagctacggacgcgtgggtcactcaggaggaaattcaaaagggacttgactgggcagcaaaatggaaaatgaggttcaatgttgataagtgcaaagttatgcactttggtaggaataatataaacgcaaactatctactgaatggtagtgtgttgggggtatccttaatggagaaggatctaggggtttttgttgataacaagttgtctaattccaggcagtgtcattctgtggctactaaagcaaataaagtgctgtcttgtataaaaaagggcattgactcaagggatgggacataattttgcccctttataggtccctggtaaggcctcaccttgagtatggggggcagttttgggctccagtccttaagagggatattaatgagctggagagagtgcagagactgcaactaaactggtaaaggggatggaagatttaaactatgaggtgagactgtcgaggttggggttgttttctctggaaaagaggcgcttgcgaggggacatgattactctgtacaagtacattagaggggattataggcagttgggggatgttcttttttcccataaaaacaatcaacgcaccagaggtcaccccttt from Xenopus tropicalis strain Nigerian chromosome 8, UCB_Xtro_10.0, whole genome shotgun sequence encodes:
- the LOC116406856 gene encoding myelin-oligodendrocyte glycoprotein-like, which translates into the protein MASTMHSIMIFCFILWSLYKGSLSAVQFNVISISSVVAALGSDVLLPCHLIPEMNAEKMEIRWFKPMYRPYVHLYINGKDDYTAQMPQFAQRTELLKENITRGIFPLKIRNVTAEDSGEYYCFVESSDHHGKAAVQLQVTGK